Below is a genomic region from Candidatus Latescibacterota bacterium.
GATGGGAGTGTGGTATTGGGTTTTGATGCGGTACAAGCGTAAGGGAATAGATCATCGTATGATATCGACTGAGTTTGGCAAGAAAGCCACTATCTATGCGAGGAACCTTGGCGCCGTGTTCGGCAAGGATTGGGATGAGCATAGGAAATACATCGACTGGTTCTTCCAGCAAGATGATGATTTCATTAGAAACAAAACACATTACGGGTTCGAGTATATGACAAGCAATGTATGCCTAAACAAATACAAAGCAAGCACCTCCCAGACAGGTGGTGCAGACTTTATAGACTCTGATGAAGAACGACAGACTCACGGAAGGTGGATTCAGGAATGAGATTTACAGAACCTCCAGTAGGGCTTTTGACGATACCTAAGCGTTTTGCAGAAGCCAAGTTCGACGAGAAGACTTCAGATGCCCTCAAATCAATTGGTGAGCTGTATGTGGACAATTTTACTACGTACTACTCCGAGGGCCGAGGGCCGGCTTTCTTAGGCGCACCAGGTGTTGGGAAGACCTATGCGGCCGCAGCTATCGCCCTGCAGCTTCATAAGATGGGAGTCCCCTGCTACTGGTCCGACGTAGTCGCAGACATGACTAAGCTGTTGGAGTGGAAAGACTTCAACCATCGGACAGAGTACTACAAGCTCAAAGGAAACATAGTCAACACTCCGTTCGTGGTATTGGATGACTTCACCTACTTGACAACATATCAGCGCACTAAGGAGCTTTTCTTTGAGATCTTGAACGCGCGATACTCGGCAGCACTACCAACACTAATTACAGGTAACTTTGCTCAAGATGACAGCGGTCCTTGGACAGCAATTAGTAACAATTTTGGCGGAGCAGTCTCCCGTCGCATAAAAGTCATGTCTAAAGGTTTAGTATTCAGAGATTGAGGGGTTGACAAATGGAGACGAATGTGTTATATTACATGCTAAGAAAGGACACCGAGTGAGCACACGTAGAGAAGTCGCAGAACAGATGTTTGAACTCTTCCAAGGTCGGAGGAGTGCGTACGCTATTAAGATCATGAAAGCTGATGGTGGGAAGGTGTTCATCCCCAACAGAGACGGGGAGGAAGACTTACCCTTTACACCAGAGGTCCTGGAAGCTCATCTCGCTGGTGAGATAGCCGCAGGCATCTATGTGCTCGATGGCACAGAGACGATGTGTGCGGTGGTTGACTTTGATGGCAAGAAGGGCGATCCTCTCAAGGATGCCCTGGTGGTCAAGAGTGCAGCCCTTACGAAGCTAGGATTGAGTAGCGTCCTGGAACGATCACAGAGTGGAAATGGTGTCCATCTGTGGTTCTTCTTTGATACGATGATTTCAGCGAAGCTGCTGCGTTTTGTAATCGGTAGTGTGATTCCTGAGTTTTCAGTTACGGTCAAAGATCGTGTATCGAGCTATGACAGGTTGTTTCCTGTTCAAAATGATGCAGGTGACAGTTATGGCAGCTTGGTGGGCTTACCACTGAACGGGCCTGAGCTGATAGCAAAGGAACGCACCGTATTCATCTCTGAAGACGGTGAATGCTTGCCAAAGCAGAGTGAATTGATAGGCAAGCTCTTGTTACAGAGAAATCTGTCAGGAGCAGTGCGAGAGATCGCTAAGAGTCTTCCAGCTCCGCAGAAGCGCACATCCGGCGGTAAAAACAACAAGAAGATGAAGAAGACGGCAGGGGGTATGAAGCTGTTGTCGCAATACGGTTGTTCGTGGCTAAGAGGAATGCTGGAGAACCCTGATAGTATGGACGAGTCCGAGTGGCACGCAGCTTTGGGTCAGTTTGCTCAGATTAAAAACGGCGAAGTTCTGGCACATACTTTCAGTTCCAAGTCGTCTAAGTATAATGAGAAGCAGACACAGGCCAAGTTCGATGTAGCGTTGAAAAAAGACCTACCTATGCGTTGCGACACGATACGCGAGAAGTTCGGTGGATGTCCTGAAGACTGTGTCTGTCAAGAGTTTGGATATGACTATCCGTGGCAACTAGCCAAGATACCACTAGAGAAACTACAGCAGCAGCAGACCGGCCTGGTTTACACTGGCGTAGAACTGGCCTCCGTGGCCCTGGATGTAGCCAAAGAGATTGACAGTGGCCAGAGGATGGGTTTCACATGGGGCTATGACGTACTTGATGACGCTACTGAGCTCAGACCGAAAGATCTCGTGATCGTCGCTGCACGTCGTAGTATGGGTAAGACAGGAGTCATGATCGACTCTTCTTATAGAGGTGCCAGCATAAAGGTTCCACAATATGTCTTCTCCCTGGAGATGAGCGCTGAACAGCTAGCCTTGCGGTACTTGGCGCGGATCAGCGGCGTGGACCTGACGTTGATCACCACAGGTAAGTTAGGGCCAGCGGAATGGAAGCGAGTGAACGATGCTGCCAAAGAGCTGAGCACTCTTCCGATCTATATAGATGACACAACATGTATGGTTGAGCAAATGCTTGATCAAGCCGGAGAGCTTGTATTCCAGCACGGACAAGGTCCGATGTGGGTAGACTATCTACAGTTGGTTAAAAAGCAAGGTCGTGAGTCTCAGAAAGAGGCTGTAGATGCAGTTATCTACGCGTACAAAAATATCGCCAAGATTCTAGATGTGCCCGTAGTAGCGCTTGCACAGTTCAATCGCGGCGAAGAGACGTACGAAGGTAACGACGACCTAGACTCCTGGCTGAAGGACACAGGTAACATCGAACAGCATGCGGACGTGATTCATTACATCCGAGGTACAGCAGCTCCTGGGACAGTGGTACGCCGTTGGCGCATCCACAAGGAGCGGCACAGACCGCAGGCGTTGAATTTCAAGTTCGAGTTGGAGCAGTGCATATTCAAGTGGGAACCAGCGGGTATCTGGGCTGGGGACGCTGGGGTGGACGCAGACAACCTTTATGAACTTAGCGGGCGCGGGTTTGATGACATTGAGGACTGAGTTTAACTATGAATACATTACTGAAGCGTCTTCACTCGAAAGGGTGAAGGCGTGGATGCAAAACCACAAGTCGTTTGTAGTGGATCTCGAGACTACAGGTCTTGATCCGTTCTCGAACGATATAGTACTAATGCAGATCGGAAATACCGAGAAGCAATGGGTGATAGATGTACGGGCTGTAGACATCGAACCCCTGAAACCGATAATGGAAGATCCAGAGTATTTGAAGCTGGGTCAGAACATCAAATTTGATTTGAAGTTCTTGAAGCACCAGAGGAATTGGAGCTTTGAGAACGTAGCAGATACCATGATCGCTGAACAAGTAATGCGTTGCGGTATTCTTATGGGCGGTGCTAGTATGGGCGCCCTAGCCCAGTTTTATCTCGGTATAGAGATCGACAAAGACCACAATTTGCGTACAGGTTTCGGTAAAACAGGCGTAGGCATGTTTTCGGAGCGGCAGCTTAGATACGCAGCAGGGGATTGTATCTACCCCGTGCAAATTGCGCGTCATCAGAAGGCTAAGATACGCGAACGCGGACTGAGTAACACCTTGTCACTAGAGCATGCCTTCATTCCTGTCCTCGCAGACATGGAACTAGAGGGAATGCGAATCGACGCAGAAGCATGGACTGGTCTGTACCAGCAGGCACTGCGTAGCGCAGCTGAACAAGAGAAGTTACTTGATAAGCTGTTCCAAGTGGAGAAGGTTAGTCAAGGCGACATGTTTGGTAAGGCGCAGACGGTGCGTAGTCTGAATTACGGGTCATGGCAGCAGGTGCTGAAGCGTCTCGTCGGTTTGGGGTATCGCACTCTGCAGAGCACCGATTCGGAAGAAGTGGCCCTAGCGGCCATCAACGGACAGATTCCACGTGAGCTTGCTCAGGCATTGATCGCGTATCGTATCTTCCGTAAACGCGCGAATACATACGGCCTCGGATTCTTAGAAGCTATACATCCCGTTACTGGGCATATTCATAGCGATTTTACGCAGGCCACTACACATACAGGACGCTTAAGTTCTGGGCAGCGAGGCTTTAGCACCGGCACATCGAAGAGAGTGAATCTTCAGAACATTCCGCGATTGTCGAAGTACAGACACTGTTTTATCCCTGACGATGGAGATGTGTTCATCGTATGGGATCTGAAGGCGATCGAACCACGTATTCTAGGGGACATGTCTCAAGATCCAACATACGTAGAGACATTCACGAACAACGGTGATATCTACAATGCACTGGGTTCTGTTATCTACGGGGAAACTGTTAGCAAGGCACCAGGACGGCCGTCTGAGTTGCGTACCAAGACGAAGATCGGAATCCTGGGTACGTCTTACGGAACAGGCAAGAACAAGTTCTACAGGAACATGCTTCTTGACTTGAACCTTAATGAAGAGGGATTCCTGAAAGATACACCAACTCACATCACACAGGATGAAAGCGACTCCCTGTGGGAAGGTATCTTCGAGACATGTCCTGGTATTAAACAGACACTGGACTCTTTGAGTGAGATAGCTAATCCCTTAGGTTCGAATAGGACCTTATACGATGAGCGAGCTGCACATGAACCAGAGAGCAAGGTGTATGACAAACTAAAAGAGATGTTTGAACGCAACTCGAAGTTGACTGAGGAAGACGTAAAGGGCAAGGCTGGACGCCTAGTCAACAAGCGTGGGTATGTTAGCTACAGTGTTTCTAGAAACGGTCGCAAAAGATACTTCAAGGTCTATCATGGATCTTCGTACACAGACGGCCGGAATCATCCGATTCAGAGTACTGCAGCTGACATTCTGAAGAAAGCATCCGTAGACGTGCATCGTCGTATCAAGCAGGAAGGGCATCACGCGGCGATCATTAATCAGGTGCATGATGAATTAGTACTTCGATGCCGAAAAGATGAAGCAGAAGCAGTGAGTGCGTATACACAAGAGCTAATGGAAGCAGCCGGAAACGCTTTCATGTCTACCATACCGTGTGCTGCTGAGGGCGGAATTTACAACAGATGGGAGAAAGAATAATGGTGGTAGATGAGCGCACGTGGCCTTATCTGTTCTGTGCCCATTGTGAAAAACTGACACCAATTAAAGAAGATCCGATCACCTTAAAATCAGAGTGCATGGTATGCAACTATACCATCCTCACCAGCAAAGCCGGCCGCACCGTGTTCCTTTCTGTTAAAGAAGCACGAGTGCGCAGCCTTCCGGTTGTAAAGAGAGGGTAGTATGAAATGGATTAAGAAAGTCCCTTTGTGGATAGTCGTTGCAATAGCTATATTTGGGTACGTGAAATATACCCAAGGACAGATGGACGGTTTACGCTCAGAGCTAGCAGAGACACGGTTCAGCTACGACTCAGTGGTCGTAGTGGATTCCGTAACTGTAGCAAGGCTTGCTCAGCGTGATATCGAGAAAGACAGTCTAGCTGATGCATTGGAAATTGAAAAAGAACTAGGCGCAGAGTTGATAGCCGCTGCTATCATTCATGTGGACCCAGAACCAGCACCAGCTGAGACTATTCCAGTCCTGGTTGAGGTGTTGAGCGATTCGACGCGTATAGGTCATGTGGTGGATACGACAACGAGCGGAGTGTTGACAGCGACAATTACAGCCCCTCCTTGTTGTGCGGCATTAGATCTGGCTTATGTGTTTGATCCTGCTCCACTAGAGCTGACAGTAGCGGTGTTGCGCGTGGCACCAGAGATGGCGGTGTTCGCTGTGCGTTATCGAGGAGGCGAGACGGAAATCGAAGCGCCGTTCGCGCGATTACCAGCACCACAGAAACGTTTGATACCTTATGTAGGGGCGTACTACGAGCTGGGCCAGGCTAAATGGGCTGTGAAGGGTGGAATGAACTTGAGGATGTTTTGGGGATTGTATGGCTTCGTAGAAGGTTCGCAGCGAGTTACAGAAGGCGTGCCTGCACTGACTGCAGGCTTCACAAAGGAGTTTTGATGGATAAGGAAATGAGGAAACGGTTCTGGAATGATTTTTTGATTCCGACGCAAGAGGTAACTGAGGATGTAGCGTACGCCAATCCAGCTGAAGTCGCGCGTTCGTTGGTTCGAGCTCGCAATTGGTACGGAACAATTTCTGAAGACGTACTGGAAGCAGTGGCACATATAGAGACTGAGGCTGCCGCTCTACGGTCTTTGGAGATGCATAAAAATTCTTTGGAGCAATTTATAGTGGCTCGCACAATGCTGACAGAGAGTCTTAAAGCACTTCCTACTAGTGTTGCTAAAAATCAACAGACTATGAGTGTGTTTGCTCTCAGCAAAGCAACTCCTGAGGAAGCAGTGGATTTGTCGGATATAGCCGACAAACAGCGTGAGGCTGAAGATAGCAAATCCTTTTGGTTGACGGAACGTGCACAAGCTGAGATTATGCGACGTGCTCTAGAGAAAACCACCGACTGGTTGGTACAGTACATCAACTGGCATAAGTTTGAGCTGAGGGAACAGGTATGAGTGAAGAACAGGTATGCGAAGCGTGTGGATCTGTTGTAGAGTGTGTGTCCACATATGCGGTGCGGTGTGTAAAGTGCGGCCAATATGCTGAGCCCTACTCCACTGAGGACGAGCTGGTCCCTTGGGAGAAGATCAGGCGCCGCGCAGCCAAGGAAGATTCGCCTGGAGAGGACTATGAGTGAAGGATCGGTAATATCTAAAGTCCTCTATAGGGAGCTATTGGAGCGGGATGATTACGCGTGCATCCACTGCAACTCAGACGAGGGACTGCAGCCTGCACACTACGAAGCCCGCTCTACACACCCCAATAGAGTGGAGGTCGTAGATGACTACATGTTGCTATGCAATGAGTGTCATCGTAAGCACACGATCGCCAAATTGAAGGTGCTGCGGCTAGGTGGGAGATTCTTTTTTAGAGAAGTGCGGTAATGGGAGACTTAAGAGGACTTATATACATGGGAGGCAACTGATGGAGAGGTTATTGACGTTCGGCAGCAAGGTAGGAGCTGCGTTGCAGGAGTGGGATAGGCTTACGGGAGAAGAGGCAGCGTTCCAGCTGATGATCACCAAACATGACCGTATGGGTGAGAAAGACATCGTTGACACGTGCCTGGATGGTTTACGCAATATCAAAACCCAAAAAACAACCATTTCTGAGCTTATGAATGAAGCCTTCGGCCGAACAATGGCAGAATTACGAGTATTGTCTTATCAGCTACGCGTAGCAGCAGAACAGCACGAAGCCGTACTGCTTGATAGACTACGCTTTGACAGGACGATTGAGATCCTAGAAGCCTCCAATTCATTTGGCGGTGGAGAGGATGAGGATATCACCGAAGAGCTGGAGACTACCAAAGAGACCTTGCGTTTGCAGGAGGAAGCCAGTTTAGCCCACATAGTTGCCCTGGTGGAAAAAACTGATTAATTTCTTTTTTCGGAGAAGTCATGGACAAAAAATATAAGGTGATCAGAGAGTTAGCCGTAAAGAAAAACCCAAAGACAGGTAAATGGCTATATGGGCGTCGGGAGATTATGAGACGAGCAGAGGCGACGGAATGGGCCGTACGCAAGGTGCTCGGGGAATTACGCGGATCTGGACAGGGAGCACACTCAGCGCCCGTGCCGGAGGAGCGTAGGAGAATGCAAATAGCCAAAGAGCAGGTCGACCTGCCCACAATAGTAGTGAACGTACCTAAACGTAAAATCAGGAAAGCACCCAAACGCGACACAGAGCAGGTAGTGATTGGGAGTGACTTTCATGCTCCATATGCACACGAACCGTCATGTGAAGTGTTCTATAGGGTGATCGAGGATTTACAGCCTGATAAGGTTGTGTTGCTGGGAGACGTTATTAACCTAGACCACTTCGGTAGCTTCGACAAACTACCAGGTATCCCAACATGGCTAGAGGATGTAAAGCATGCAGCTGAGATCTTGGGGAACGTTCGTGCAGCGGCGCCTAATGCAGATTTGGTATGGTATCGCGGAAACCACGAGCAGCGTCTAGAAAAGCACTTGATACGTCATGATCCTATTCTATATGAAGTCCTGGACATGGAAAAGCTGTTCCTCCTGGCTGATCTCGAGGTCAACCATATGAAACAGTGGGCTTACAAGAACGTGTCGGAAGAGCTGGACGAAGAGCTTGGTATCGTCTTTGCACACGGCCACAAGGTTCGTAAGCATTCTGGTATGACCGCATTTGCGCACGTAGATGACCTAGGCATGTCGATGGTACTTGGTCACTCTCACAGACTAGGGCTGTATAGAAAGAGCACCGGACGCTCGAGATATCTCGGTGAGCAGCCCCTGTTCGGGATAGATAACGGTTGTTTGTGTCGCTACGACATTCCTTATGTCGATGGACGCAC
It encodes:
- a CDS encoding ATP-binding protein, whose protein sequence is MRFTEPPVGLLTIPKRFAEAKFDEKTSDALKSIGELYVDNFTTYYSEGRGPAFLGAPGVGKTYAAAAIALQLHKMGVPCYWSDVVADMTKLLEWKDFNHRTEYYKLKGNIVNTPFVVLDDFTYLTTYQRTKELFFEILNARYSAALPTLITGNFAQDDSGPWTAISNNFGGAVSRRIKVMSKGLVFRD
- a CDS encoding metallophosphoesterase, yielding MDKKYKVIRELAVKKNPKTGKWLYGRREIMRRAEATEWAVRKVLGELRGSGQGAHSAPVPEERRRMQIAKEQVDLPTIVVNVPKRKIRKAPKRDTEQVVIGSDFHAPYAHEPSCEVFYRVIEDLQPDKVVLLGDVINLDHFGSFDKLPGIPTWLEDVKHAAEILGNVRAAAPNADLVWYRGNHEQRLEKHLIRHDPILYEVLDMEKLFLLADLEVNHMKQWAYKNVSEELDEELGIVFAHGHKVRKHSGMTAFAHVDDLGMSMVLGHSHRLGLYRKSTGRSRYLGEQPLFGIDNGCLCRYDIPYVDGRTSNWQHGFSVLSVDRSGERPVIEPSIVEIGDGRAIFRGKIYKT